TGATGCCAAACAATCCAAAGGAATCTAACTGAAAAAGGCAAAAGAATGGTGCTTCTGCTGCTGTGAATTGAAACCCAAAGCACCCCCAAACCATAGCAGACTAAACTAGCTAGCTCTAGGAAAACTAAAACGCTAGCTGCAAGCAAGGATTGGAGGAATGGATGGTCACCATTATTGAAGTTGATGCTTCAGGAGCCCCGCCGGCGTGGTGGTTCAGGTggtcgaggaagaagaggagcattaCTGCATAATCAACATGAAACAATAGTGGTTGAGTAAATCATAAAGCAGAATAACAAAATCATAATTAATCTAAATCGACTCGGAATCAGATAGCATATGATGAGCACGTTTACATCTTTTACTAAAGCTTTCCATATTCGGTATTGATACATGTGCATTATCTTACAACAAAGAACTACAATGTGAAATTCAAAGAAGAAAAATTTAAACAATGCGTGTAACTATGACCAGATGATGTTATGATGGCTTCCACATTTGAAAAACAGATATCCTCATGTTATGGGTAAGAACCCAACAGTATACTATGTTGATCACAATTTCAACAGTACTAGACAAATCTATCAACAGAAATCATATTAAACTGATGGAAGAATTTATTCCCAAATTACTTGTTGTTAGAAGCTAAGCATTTATATCAAGCGCAGTATACGATGAACTAACCTTGTTATGACTAGCTGTGTTGTACTAGTATGCTAACGTAACCCAGGACAGACGGACGTCACCCAACCATGGTATTTTGGTTTAGCAACCAAAGCAAGCAGAATACTCCTATATGTATAGGAAGTTAGGAACTAGTACTAGATAGAGCATGGAAAACTGAGACAATGTGTTGGTGGATTCAAGGTCAGTCTATCAGACAGTAGAAGAGTTTGAAAACGTGATTTTACATGCAATGGATGCACAGGCGCGCACATACACCGAGAAGGAGAGAGAGATTGCTAGCTAGAGCCGGTTTGAGTCATCCAAAATTGAACAGTTTCAGACATGGCATCCACAATCTGTATGCATCAAGAAATCATCAGCCTCTACGCTCTAGTCCGGTACCATATCCCCACAAAAACCATGCGGACCAAAGGTGCAAGCATGAAACCAGGATCTATGAGAAATTTCTATCTATGCACCATATTGATGGGTAATTCATGGAGCAAGAAGAAATACAAAGACAACATTTGATGATGCGCTAACAAATCAGCTGCTTCGTCCATCTAGCTCCACAAGGGCTGATCACTTGACCTGTACTCCACCTTATATCCTCCATAAGGGCTGATCACATATCCACAATCAAATCAAATACAGAAAATAAGATGGGAGCAGAAAACAAATATAATGAGGTTTGAGATTGCCCAAATCCCTCAATTTATTAATCATATCACACCAATTTCTGTTCAGGATTGTACCCCAATTTTTACCAGGTAGAAACTGTCTAATAGCATGCTTGTTTGCAATATCCTAAATTATAACCTTTTCTTAATCCTCTACATGGCAGGAAAGGATCACCCAAAATCCCAATGAACAAGAACAATGATACAAGGAATACATATGCTATTTTCGTTTGATTACGGCAGAGCACGTGACCAAAATCCCAGCATATGTGAAATGACAGACAATTCACTACACCAATATCCCCCAAAAATTCGACACTAGCTATGCAATTGGAAACTATCGATTTCCCAAACCCAGATCCCCATTTGAACCCAAGAATCGGCCCCGGTCCCGAAGCAGACCAAGTCCAAGGCTCCAAGCACACCCGACACACAGCACGTCGCGCCAGAATCAAGAAGGGGGCGGGCAAAATCAATAAACCTGGTGGATCAGCGGGTACATGGAGTTGGTGCAGACGGGGCACTCGAGAAGCTCGTGCACGCTACTCCGCGGCGCGACGATGCCAACCGCGCCGATGGCGGCCTTGGGGTAGGCGGccgggtgggaggcggcggcggcgacgaggatcCCGCCGTGCGGGTGGAGGGCGAGGTCGACATCGTCCGCATCCATGTCGGCGTTGGGCAGCAAGAGGCACTCAATGCTGTCCACGTCCATGGCGCACGCCCGGACGCCCGCCTCAGCCCGCCAACGAACAGCAGTGCACGATCCGAGCTCCGACATGTGGCGCAGGGGGTCGGGACAGGGGGAGGAGGGGTGGCGGAGGGACCTGCCGGCAAGGTGAGAGAGCCAGCATATCGATCAGGGgattggggaggaggcggcggcgtgtTGGATCTAGATTAGGGAGGAGACGCCGACGCGTTGGATCGGGGAGGAGACGGCGATGTGTTCGATCTTGATCGGGGaggagacggcggcgcgttggatcagGGAGGAGACGGCGGCGCGTTCCGCGTG
The sequence above is drawn from the Triticum aestivum cultivar Chinese Spring chromosome 7A, IWGSC CS RefSeq v2.1, whole genome shotgun sequence genome and encodes:
- the LOC123148004 gene encoding E3 ubiquitin-protein ligase SINAT3 isoform X2; this encodes MSELGSCTAVRWRAEAGVRACAMDVDSIECLLLPNADMDADDVDLALHPHGGILVAAAASHPAAYPKAAIGAVGIVAPRSSVHELLECPVCTNSMYPLIHQ
- the LOC123148004 gene encoding E3 ubiquitin-protein ligase SINAT3 isoform X1 → MSELGSCTAVRWRAEAGVRACAMDVDSIECLLLPNADMDADDVDLALHPHGGILVAAAASHPAAYPKAAIGAVGIVAPRSSVHELLECPVCTNSMYPLIHQPLWRI